Below is a genomic region from Enterobacteriaceae bacterium ESL0689.
ATCAGCATTATTTTTTTCGATAAAACACTTTACATGGCAAGTATTGTCATCAGATTTAATTACATCATAACGAATTGGCAAGATATTATCTTTATCTGTTACATACAGAACTTTAATGTCTTCAATAATCATTAAGTCTTCCTTTTATATAAAGAGGAAACATTATACATATGTATTTAACAAATAAAACATTAATGTTACTAATTTTAATAATTCAGCCTATTTCAGACACTGCATATTGATATATTCCTGTAGCGCTCTCAGGGCTGTCTGGTCTCTGATAATCCCTGCCCGGATATCGAGAACGTTTGATCCAGCACTTGCAGTGAGTTCGACGCTGGCATCATGGCCCACGCCGGGGGGGCTGGTGGCTTGGGTAGTGGCTGGCACAGCGGGGCATTTACCCGCGACCCGCACCCGGCCACCAGCAGCCAGACGCTGGCGCAGAGAATCGTTTTCAGCGTTCGCAATTGATAACTCCTGTGTATATTTAGCGTCGAGCGCGGCAGCGTCACGCTCGCGTCGCGCCATATCGGTGATGGTATCGTTCGCCAGCCTGAGGTTGTTTTCTGCTGTGTTTGCACGTTCCCGTTCCTCGGCGTATTTGCCGTGATAGTAGACTGCCGAACAGACAGCCACACCACACACGGCCACGATTGCCAGTTGATTACGCCAGTTCACGATACAAACAGAGCACGCTCTGCCTCACGCCGTTTAGTCAGTCCGGCCAGCACACGACCGCCTGATTTATTCCAGCGGGCAAATTCACGCGCAGCACCTGCGTAATCCCCCTGATTCAGACGTTTCAGTAGCGTGGAGGACGAGAACGAGCGCTGCCCGACGTTATAGGTGAACGACACCAGCGCGTCGAACTGGTTCTGATTCAGCCGTACCCGCACCAGTTTATTAACCGCCTGCTCAAACTGCACCACACCGCAGCGTAATAACCGCTCGGCTGTTTCCTGGTCAATCCTCAGTCCGGGTTTGATCGGTTTGCCGTCTACCGATTGTGTCCAGCCGTAGCCAATTGTCCAGGGTTCACGTCCGGTCCCCGGATCGGGATACGCGAACAGACGACAATCCTCAAACTGTTTAATCAGTCCGAGTCCGTTTTCTGATATTTGCACGATTATTGCCTCAGCAAATCCACCAGCCGCGCCACGTTACCGCGTACAGACAGTAGTGAAATCAAAACTAACAGATTGGCCAGGACAATCGGCCACGAGGATTGTGGATAAATTCCACACAGATAGGCCAGCGGAACGCTACCGTAGGCCACCAGTATTGTGCCCGCCAGCCGGGAGATCCACAGGCGGTGACGGCTGGTTTCACTACGCCGGTAAAACAGCAGCGTGATAATTACACCCGTGCAGAGCAGCGAGTTAATTGTTGCGGTCACGTCAGTAATCACCTGTTTCCTCCCCGGCGCGTAATCAGCGCCACCAGTGAGCCAATATCCTGACTGTTAACAAACGCCAGGATTTTTACCGCCAGCGCGGCAATAATCACCGCTGCGAGCGCATCCAGTGGTTTATCGCTGTAGCCCGTCCAGGTCGCCAGTTTTGACCCCAGCAACCCGGCACACAGCACACCGGCAATAAACGACACGACAAAATAGGCCACACGACGAACGGCACTCAGATCTGCGGCTGACGCGATATAGAACACCGCACCCGCAAACGCGCCAAAAACCACACCGTAATCGGTGCCGGTCAGCAGCCCGTACAGACTGGCACCCGTGAGCGCACCTCCGGCTAACGTAGTACCGGATACAGGATCGGACACTATAACCTCCTGGTTATTGATAAAATCTCTCAGGCTGATAAATCTGCGAACCGGTTAACGAACTGAATCGACACCGGAAAAAACGAACATCAATTAAACTGTTTTTCATATTTTTTATGAAAAAATGCTTGCAAAGCGTTCCCCCTGTTTGGTATAGTTATTTCACAGCAAGACAAGAGCACTACACAGACAAATAACCAAACAAGAGGACTACAAAATGACTACAATCACTATCAACACCTACGATCCAGAAGCCCGTTTCGATATGGACGCTAACGAAGCTAAAAAATTCTTCGATTACGTTAAAGAACAGGCTATTGCGGCTGGATACGACGTTGAATACGCTTCAGACATCCAGGTTGACGAAGAAAGCGAACGTTTCACAGAAACCTGTTTCCAGAATTACTAAAAAATATGCCCCACTCCGGTGGGGCTTTTAACCACAGGAATCATCACCGTGAACAACACAGAAAAACTTATTGCAGTCGGTGAATTACTCTACGGAAAAAACTGGCAGTCACCAGCAGCCCGTGCGCTGGGGATCTCTTACCGTACAATCCGTAATTACGTATCGGGGAAAACTGTCCCGGCTCGTATTTCGTCCCGCCTGTTATATGCGCTACGGGACGAAACAGAAAAAATTCAGGCGGCGGCTGACCTGGTTAACAGTGACAGGATCACCCGTAACGAAATGACGACTGAAAAAATAACCGAAATTACTGACCGGTATAATTTCCCTGACTGGCAGAGTAAACAGGCAGCGATTGACGAAATCAGGAACGCGGTTTCTGACGAAAACTGGATATCCGATTTTGAAGAAATCGCCAGAAAATGGGCTAATGCTGATAAACAGCAATAAACACAGGAGTGATTTATGCTGGATTTAAAACGCGATCCGTGGATCTTAATCCGCGACAGGAACTATAACAGCCGTCACGTTACTCTGGCAGAGGCCAGAAATCTG
It encodes:
- a CDS encoding lysis system o-spanin lipoprotein Rz1 (In lambda-like phage, genes encoding the i-spanin subunit Rz, and the o-spanin subunit Rz1 (this protein) overlap.) — protein: MRTLKTILCASVWLLVAGCGSRVNAPLCQPLPKPPAPPAWAMMPASNSLQVLDQTFSISGQGLSETRQP
- a CDS encoding lysozyme produces the protein MQISENGLGLIKQFEDCRLFAYPDPGTGREPWTIGYGWTQSVDGKPIKPGLRIDQETAERLLRCGVVQFEQAVNKLVRVRLNQNQFDALVSFTYNVGQRSFSSSTLLKRLNQGDYAGAAREFARWNKSGGRVLAGLTKRREAERALFVS
- a CDS encoding phage holin family protein codes for the protein MITDVTATINSLLCTGVIITLLFYRRSETSRHRLWISRLAGTILVAYGSVPLAYLCGIYPQSSWPIVLANLLVLISLLSVRGNVARLVDLLRQ
- a CDS encoding phage holin family protein, coding for MSDPVSGTTLAGGALTGASLYGLLTGTDYGVVFGAFAGAVFYIASAADLSAVRRVAYFVVSFIAGVLCAGLLGSKLATWTGYSDKPLDALAAVIIAALAVKILAFVNSQDIGSLVALITRRGGNR